In a genomic window of Melanotaenia boesemani isolate fMelBoe1 chromosome 1, fMelBoe1.pri, whole genome shotgun sequence:
- the fgf7 gene encoding fibroblast growth factor 7, translated as MHKWMLTWNLQNLFSGLYLHAIFLFGSVCAVYSDCTPEQLAAIMNCSKHERHTRNYDYMEGGDVRIRQLYSGTQWFLTIDDSGNINGTQDSTNCYSILETRTVGEGGILAIKGVKSQYYICMNKGGQLQGKRIHNDNCNFKEIFLENYFNAYSSAKWTKNGKEMFIALSQKGRPQRGKKTRREHIASHFIPMQCRGEEERRVE; from the exons ATGCACAAATGGATGCTGACATGGAACCTTCAGAATCTGTTCTCGGGACTCTACCTGCATGCAATATTTCTGTTTGGCAGTGTGTGTGCGGTCTACAGTGACTGCACTCCAGAGCAACTTGCCGCCATCATGAACTGCTCCAAACATGAACGCCACACAAGGAACTATGATTACATGGAGGGAGGAGACGTGCGTATCCGACAGCTGTACAGTGGCACGCAGTGGTTCCTAACAATTGATGACTCAGGCAACATCAATGGGACTCAAGATTCCACCAACTGCTACA GTATCCTGGAGACCAGAACTGTCGGTGAGGGGGGCATTCTGGCTATCAAAGGTGTGAAGAGCCAGTATTATATCTGTATGAACAAGGGTGGACAGCTGCAAGGCAAG AGGATCCACAATGATAACTGCAACTTCAAGGAGATTTTCCTAGAAAACTACTTCAATGCTTACTCCTCAGCAAAGTGGACTAAAAATGGCAAAGAAATGTTCATAGCCCTGTCTCAAAAGGGAAGGCCACAGCGAGGGAAAAAGACCAGAAGGGAACATATAGCATCTCATTTTATCCCGATGCAATGCAGaggggaggaagagaggagagtgGAGTGA